One segment of Solanum lycopersicum chromosome 1, SLM_r2.1 DNA contains the following:
- the LOC138342073 gene encoding uncharacterized protein, translating to MKVVASSEFIFSVYEGGIRYIVCLKRKKCSCGRFQHDEIPCAHAMAVLKKKNIKDVHPYYSDYYKPDALANTYAVPMEPMPDKSDWIVPKSVLEEVVLPPRYKKMPGRLRKKRKKNADEKLSGNTNCCGRCGQEGHNRRTCTFFPKDS from the exons ATGAAG GTTGTTGCATCTTCAGAATTCATTTTTTCAGTTTATGAAGGTGGTATAAGATACATCGTTTGCCTTAAGAGAAAGAAATGTTCTTGTGGTAGATTTCAGCATGATGAAATACCTTGTGCGCATGCAATGGCTGTTcttaagaagaagaatatcaaagatgTACACCCATACTATTCTGATTACTATAAACCTGATGCATTAGCAAACACCTATGCAGTTCCAATGGAACCAATGCCGGACAAAAGTGATTGGATAGTTCCGAAAAGTGTTTTGGAAGAAGTTGTATTGCCACCAAGATACAAAAAAATGCCTGGTAgactaagaaaaaaaagaaagaaaaatgcaGATGAAAAGCTAAGCGGAAACACAAATTGTTGTGGACGATGCGGACAAGAAGGTCACAATAGAAGAACATGTACTTTCTTTCCAAAAGATTCATAA
- the LOC138342070 gene encoding uncharacterized protein translates to MIKGEKEWERDRRRKEDKREGRSEEKNGGRKRGRRGKQGALGLLIAAVVRREEEKRGETQKRERGLGERREVTRERGVGWREGKRGRKGKGRETTPIVVLAGGCLTGKNGENEGEGEENGWAAVGAERGRKRG, encoded by the coding sequence ATGATAAAAGGAGAGAAGGAATGGGAGAGGGATCGCCGGAGAAAAGAGGATAAGAGAGAGGGTCGGTCAGAGGAGAAGAATGGAGGGAGAAAGAGGGGAAGAAGAGGGAAACAGGGGGCGTTGGGTCTGCTAATCGCAGCTGTTGTGAGAAGGGAGGAGGAGAAGAGGGGAGAAACACAAAAGAGGGAGAGGGGGCTGGGAGAAAGAAGAGAAGTGACGCGAGAGAGGGGTGTCGGCTGGAGAGAGgggaagagagggagaaaaggcAAAGGGAGAGAGACGACGCCGATTGTCGTCCTCGCTGGTGGCTGTCTCACCGGAAAAAATGGAGAGAATGAAGGGGAAGGGGAGGAGAATGGTTGGGCGGCCGTTGGAGCAGAGAGGGGGAGGAAGAgaggatga
- the LOC101245090 gene encoding uncharacterized protein, producing MNITILLRHSGIWESEVKYNQYKSDGIVVGENISYMNLISAIATELNIDELKKNIIIRYIVEGNSSPMIIRNDMGVKLFIEIKKQEVGFSMYPLCIDTNDKSTEELQIFDSSSGAIMCIEGGQRDANALNVVESNIGDSCYITEMEKENYISDTNISNVKTKQLYKDKATLVAVMMKYKIKTSFNFRVKRSDTKSYVLECYSENCCWKLKTSVRKNTNIFKVRYFNSEHTCPLRDRVLSKVQAIVGFIGAFTAPKLVNHKRKHTPNDIIDDVREMYGVEISYQQAWRAKERALELIRSNPADTYKNMPRYIHMLGTVYPNSYIRMHKSEKNEFMYLFIALRPLMRGFEFCRPVVVDGSHLSGAYKGTFVFASTLDGAGCILPLAYGIFDTENDCSWTWFFTQFKNAFGEREKMCVVSDRNESIIKSVSIVYTNVPHFACIWHLWKNVRTYYKRSKNTLSDLFYSMAKAYRKKNFEKLMAKVEKVDGRVKKYLEEAGYERWSRSHATVNRGRMMTSNIAECINGCLVDARQLPVLDFLEEARILFGS from the exons ATGAATATTACGATATTGCTAAGGCATTCAGGAATATGGGAGAGTGAGGTTAAATACAACCAGTACAAAAGTGATGGGATAGTggttggagaaaatatttcatatatgaatCTAATCTCAGCAATTGCTACTGAAttaaatattgatgaattgaaaaaaaatattattatccgATATATTGTAGAGGGCAATTCTTCTCCGATGATAATTAGGAATGATATGGGTGTGAAGCTGTTTATAGAAATAAAGAAGCAAGAGGTTGGATTCAGTATGTATCCGCTTTGCATCGATACAAATGATAAAAGTACAGAGGAGTTACAAATTTTTGATTCAAGCAGTGGTGCAATTATGTGTATTGAAGGTGGACAAAGAGACGCTAATGCTCTAAACGTTGTTGAATCAAACATTGGTGATTCTTGTTACATAACCGAGATggagaaagaaaattatatatcggatacaaatatatcaaatgTGAAGACGAAACAATTGTACAAGGATAAAGCAACTCTTGTGGCTGTAATgatgaaatacaaaattaaaactagCTTCAATTTTAGAGTCAAACGGTCAGATACAAAAAG CTATGTTTTAGAGTGTTATTCGGAGAATTGTTGTTGGAAATTAAAGACGTCTGTTAGGAAAAACACTAATATATTCAAAGTAAGATACTTCAACAGTGAGCATACATGTCCATTAAGGGATAGGGTATTAAGTAAAGTACAAGCTATTGTTGGATTTATTGGTGCTTTTACAGCTCCAAAATTGGTAAATCATAAGCGAAAACATACTCCAaatgatataattgatgatgTTAGGGAAATGTATGGTGTTGAGATTTCTTACCAGCAAGCATGGCGTGCTAAAGAACGTGCACTAGAGTTGATAAGGAGCAATCCTGcagatacatataaaaatatgccAAGATACATACATATGTTGGGAACGGTGTATCCAAATTCTTATATACGGATgcacaaatcagaaaaaaatgaatttatgtaTCTATTCATTGCTTTAAGGCCTTTGATGAGAGGGTTTGAGTTCTGTAGGCCTGTTGTTGTTGATGGTTCACATCTTAGTGGAGCTTACAAAGGGACGTTTGTATTCGCAAGTACTCTTGATGGGGCAG GTTGCATATTACCATTAGCTTACGGGATCTTCGATACGGAAAATGATTGTTCATGGACATGGTTCTTCACACAGTTCAAAAATGCATTTggtgagagagaaaaaatgtgTGTTGTTTCTGATAGAAACGAAAGCATAATTAAGAGTGTTAGTATAGTTTATACAAATGTTCCACATTTTGCATGCATATGGCACTTGTGGAAAAATGTTCGTACATACTACAAGAGAAGTAAAAACACTCTAAGTGATCTATTTTATTCGATGGCTAAGGCTTATCggaaaaagaattttgaaaaattgatggCTAAAGTGGAAAAAGTAGATGGCAGAGTTAAAAAGTATCTTGAAGAGGCTGGCTATGAAAGGTGGTCTAGATCTCATGCAACCGTGAATAGGGGTAGAATGATGACATCTAACATTGCGGAATGTATCAATGGTTGTCTTGTTGATGCACGGCAATTACCTGTTTTGGACTTTTTGGAAGAAGCCAGAATTCTATTTGGTTCTTGA